Proteins co-encoded in one Paraburkholderia edwinii genomic window:
- a CDS encoding lytic transglycosylase domain-containing protein translates to MSTRLFRVYRAVGLAFAAAALVACSTASAVKPIPLSQLTNDDQIFVQLREAARNNDPVRAAQLAAMIPDYPAPSYLEYFQLKPQLFDSSGHARIDAPDAPVLAFLQKYDGQAIADRMRNDYLTVLGARHDWRNFDEQYARFVLNDDTQVKCYALESRAAHGENVADAARALLVEPRYYGDGCVDLITSLAINQQFTSDDVWQQIRLAYEQNQTNTGAKLVDALGNQRPDPDLFSQATTTPPLLLARGVGADPQSHQLALLAITRMARNDPAMTAATFSSIAPSLTTPERAIGWGTIAYQAAAKQMPGAVDWYRLSANAPLSNPAYEWRTRTALLSGDWTMVRWSIEQMPAALRSQPSWVYWHGRALKQAGDTAQANEEFEQIAPGFNFYGQLASEELGRKITVPPKTTVSDAEVQQAANTPGFALAQRFYRLNLRLEGNREWNWPLRTMSDRQLLAAAEYARRIELFDRTVNTADRTKTDHDFSLRYLSPFRDIVERDAQSNGLDIEWAYGLIRQESRFILNARSEVGASGLMQLMPGTAQLVAKKIGLGPISREQMNDINTNILLGTNYLSMIYNEFDGSAVLATAGYNAGPGRPRNWRQSLQHPVEGAIFAEAIPFQETRDYVKNVLSNTVYYAALFEGRPQSLKARLGYIAP, encoded by the coding sequence ATGTCCACACGCCTTTTCCGAGTATATCGCGCGGTCGGTCTGGCATTTGCCGCGGCGGCGCTCGTCGCGTGCAGCACGGCGTCCGCCGTGAAGCCCATCCCGCTTTCCCAGCTCACGAACGACGACCAGATCTTCGTTCAGTTGCGTGAAGCCGCGCGCAATAACGATCCGGTGCGCGCCGCGCAACTGGCTGCGATGATTCCGGATTACCCGGCGCCGTCGTATCTCGAATACTTCCAGTTAAAACCGCAGCTGTTCGATTCGTCGGGCCATGCGCGTATCGACGCGCCCGATGCGCCGGTGCTCGCGTTCCTGCAGAAGTACGACGGCCAGGCAATCGCGGACCGCATGCGCAACGACTACCTGACCGTGCTCGGCGCGCGGCACGACTGGCGCAACTTCGACGAGCAATACGCGCGCTTCGTGCTCAACGACGACACGCAGGTGAAGTGCTATGCGCTCGAATCGCGCGCGGCGCACGGCGAGAATGTCGCCGACGCGGCGCGCGCGCTGCTGGTCGAGCCGCGTTATTACGGCGACGGCTGCGTCGACCTGATCACGTCGCTCGCGATCAACCAGCAATTCACGAGCGATGACGTCTGGCAACAGATCCGCCTCGCTTACGAGCAGAATCAGACGAACACCGGCGCGAAGCTTGTCGATGCGCTCGGCAACCAGCGGCCCGACCCCGACCTTTTCAGTCAGGCAACCACGACGCCGCCGCTGTTGCTCGCGCGCGGCGTCGGCGCCGACCCGCAGTCGCATCAGCTTGCGCTGCTCGCGATCACGCGGATGGCGCGCAACGATCCGGCGATGACGGCAGCGACGTTCTCGTCGATCGCGCCGTCGCTCACCACGCCTGAGCGTGCGATCGGCTGGGGCACGATCGCCTATCAGGCGGCCGCAAAGCAGATGCCGGGCGCGGTCGACTGGTACCGGCTGTCGGCCAATGCGCCGCTGTCGAATCCCGCTTACGAATGGCGTACGCGCACGGCGCTTCTGTCGGGCGACTGGACGATGGTGCGCTGGTCGATCGAGCAGATGCCGGCCGCGCTGCGCAGTCAGCCGTCGTGGGTGTACTGGCATGGGCGCGCGCTCAAGCAGGCCGGCGACACCGCGCAGGCGAACGAGGAATTCGAGCAGATCGCGCCGGGCTTCAACTTCTACGGACAGCTCGCGAGCGAAGAACTGGGCCGCAAGATCACGGTGCCGCCGAAAACGACCGTGTCTGACGCCGAAGTGCAGCAAGCGGCGAACACGCCGGGCTTTGCGCTGGCTCAACGTTTCTACCGGCTGAACCTGCGGCTCGAAGGCAACCGCGAATGGAACTGGCCGTTGCGCACGATGAGCGACCGGCAGCTGCTGGCGGCGGCCGAGTACGCGCGCCGCATCGAGCTGTTCGACCGCACGGTGAACACCGCGGACCGCACGAAGACCGACCACGATTTCTCGCTGCGCTACCTGTCGCCGTTCCGCGATATCGTCGAGCGCGACGCGCAGTCGAACGGACTCGATATCGAATGGGCTTACGGACTGATTCGCCAGGAGTCGCGTTTTATCCTGAATGCGCGCTCGGAGGTCGGTGCAAGCGGCCTCATGCAGTTGATGCCCGGCACCGCGCAACTGGTGGCGAAAAAGATCGGCCTCGGTCCGATTTCACGCGAGCAGATGAACGACATCAACACGAATATCCTGCTCGGCACGAACTATCTGTCGATGATCTACAATGAATTCGACGGGTCGGCCGTGCTCGCCACCGCCGGTTATAACGCGGGTCCCGGCCGCCCGCGCAACTGGCGTCAGTCGCTGCAGCATCCTGTCGAAGGCGCGATTTTCGCGGAAGCGATTCCCTTCCAGGAAACCCGCGACTATGTGAAAAACGTGTTGTCCAACACGGTCTACTATGCGGCGTTGTTCGAAGGCCGTCCGCAATCGCTGAAGGCGCGTTTGGGTTACATCGCACCATAA
- a CDS encoding complex I NDUFA9 subunit family protein, with product MRHQTIAVIGGSGFIGSHLINALVELGKTVRLATRRRYNARHLTLLPIDVLEVDVFDPVQLARFVENADAVINLVGTLHGHRGNPYGPEFAKLHVELPTKIVAACEGKGVHRLLHMSALGADSNGPSMYTRSKGDGEKAVRASSMLATTIFRPSVVFGPEDALLNKFAFLQRMFPVIPLAMPDAKFQPVFVGDVAKAIVNVLDLDAASGRVYELGGPAVYTLEQLVEYCGTVIGRQARIMRLPDAFARLQALTFEMAPGEPVISRDNLDSMKVDSVMTGPLAPELDIEPASIETIAPVYLTGASLRSRFNTFRASAGR from the coding sequence ATGCGACATCAAACCATCGCGGTGATCGGCGGGTCCGGTTTCATCGGCAGTCATCTCATCAATGCGCTCGTCGAACTCGGCAAGACGGTGCGCCTCGCCACGCGCCGCCGCTATAACGCGCGACATCTCACACTATTGCCGATCGACGTGCTTGAAGTCGACGTGTTCGATCCCGTGCAGCTTGCGCGCTTCGTCGAAAATGCCGATGCGGTGATCAATCTGGTCGGCACGCTGCATGGGCATCGCGGTAATCCGTACGGCCCGGAATTCGCGAAGCTTCATGTCGAATTGCCGACGAAGATCGTCGCCGCGTGCGAGGGCAAGGGCGTGCATCGGCTCCTTCATATGAGCGCGCTCGGCGCCGATTCGAACGGACCGAGCATGTATACGCGCTCGAAAGGCGACGGGGAGAAAGCAGTGCGCGCCTCATCGATGCTGGCGACGACCATCTTTCGCCCGTCGGTCGTATTCGGTCCCGAGGACGCGCTGCTGAACAAGTTCGCGTTTTTGCAGCGCATGTTTCCGGTTATCCCGCTTGCGATGCCCGATGCGAAGTTTCAGCCCGTGTTTGTCGGCGATGTCGCCAAGGCGATCGTCAACGTGCTCGATCTCGATGCAGCGAGCGGCCGTGTCTACGAACTGGGTGGGCCGGCCGTCTATACGCTCGAGCAGCTTGTCGAATACTGCGGCACGGTGATCGGCCGGCAGGCGCGCATTATGCGGCTACCCGATGCATTCGCACGGTTGCAGGCGCTGACCTTTGAAATGGCGCCCGGCGAACCGGTCATTTCGCGTGACAATCTCGATTCGATGAAAGTCGACAGCGTAATGACGGGCCCGCTTGCGCCGGAGCTCGATATCGAGCCGGCGAGCATCGAGACGATCGCACCCGTGTATCTGACGGGCGCGTCGCTGCGTTCGCGCTTCAATACGTTTCGCGCGAGCGCGGGCCGTTAA
- a CDS encoding glutathione S-transferase family protein produces the protein MKLVIGDKNYSSWSMRPWVLMKHFGIPFEEVAVQLGEPDTLASILKHSPSGKVPCLIMDNGASVWESVAILETLAEQFPDVPMWPRDAAARAHARSVSAEMHAGFAELRTNMWMNIHASFPGKGATPGALADVARVDALWSACLDQYGGPFLFGEFGIADAMYAPVVMRFNTWQPRLSEAAAAYARRLTNAPAVQAWIADAMHETHTIDYYETPA, from the coding sequence ATGAAACTCGTTATCGGTGACAAGAACTATTCGTCGTGGTCGATGCGCCCGTGGGTGCTGATGAAACATTTCGGCATTCCGTTCGAAGAAGTCGCGGTCCAGCTCGGGGAGCCGGACACGCTCGCGTCGATCCTCAAGCATTCGCCGTCGGGCAAAGTGCCGTGCCTGATCATGGACAACGGCGCATCGGTATGGGAATCCGTCGCGATCCTCGAGACGCTCGCCGAGCAATTCCCGGACGTGCCGATGTGGCCGCGCGATGCGGCCGCCCGCGCGCATGCGCGCAGCGTCAGCGCGGAAATGCACGCGGGCTTCGCTGAACTGCGCACGAATATGTGGATGAACATCCACGCGTCGTTTCCGGGCAAAGGCGCGACACCGGGCGCGCTCGCCGATGTCGCGCGCGTCGACGCGTTGTGGAGCGCCTGTCTCGACCAGTACGGCGGGCCGTTCCTGTTCGGCGAGTTTGGCATTGCCGATGCGATGTATGCGCCCGTTGTGATGCGTTTCAACACGTGGCAGCCGAGGTTGTCCGAAGCGGCCGCCGCGTACGCGCGGCGCCTGACCAATGCGCCCGCGGTGCAAGCGTGGATTGCCGACGCGATGCACGAAACCCATACGATCGATTACTACGAAACCCCTGCATGA
- a CDS encoding multifunctional CCA addition/repair protein has product MKIYAVGGAIRDKLLGLPVQDRDYVVVGATPEQMAAQGFRPVGKDFPVFLHPVTHEEYALARTERKTAAGYHGFQFFYSPDVTLEEDLERRDLTVNAMAQEVSPDGELTGPIVDPFNGQADLEARVFRHVGDAFIEDPVRILRVARFAARFADFTLAPETLELIRTMVAAGEVDALVPERVWQEVSRGLMEKKPSRMFNLLREGGALARVLPEIDALYGVPQRADYHPEVDTGVHVMMVVDYAAKRGYTLPVRFAALTHDLGKATTPDHVLPRHIGHEGRSVDLLKPLCDRLRVPNECRDLAVLVAREHGNIHRVMEMGAAALVRLFERSDALRKPARFAEALQACEADARGRLGFETRDYPQAERLRDALTAARGVDAGAIAGALDDQRTDKPAAIKDAVHRARVRAVAQAIGEKDGEKDADADGTQQRPPGN; this is encoded by the coding sequence ATGAAGATCTACGCAGTCGGCGGCGCCATTCGCGACAAATTGCTCGGGTTGCCGGTACAGGACCGCGACTACGTCGTGGTCGGCGCGACGCCCGAGCAGATGGCCGCGCAAGGCTTCAGACCGGTCGGCAAGGACTTTCCCGTTTTCCTGCATCCCGTCACGCATGAGGAGTACGCGCTTGCGCGAACCGAGCGTAAGACCGCGGCCGGCTATCACGGCTTCCAGTTCTTCTATTCGCCGGATGTCACGCTCGAAGAAGACCTCGAGCGCCGCGATCTGACGGTCAACGCGATGGCGCAGGAAGTGAGCCCGGACGGCGAACTGACCGGGCCGATCGTCGATCCGTTCAACGGGCAGGCGGATCTCGAGGCGCGCGTATTCCGCCATGTCGGCGATGCGTTTATCGAAGACCCGGTGCGGATTCTGCGCGTCGCGCGGTTTGCGGCGCGCTTCGCCGATTTCACGCTCGCACCCGAAACGCTCGAGCTGATTCGCACGATGGTTGCGGCCGGCGAAGTCGATGCGCTTGTGCCTGAACGTGTCTGGCAGGAAGTGTCGCGCGGGTTGATGGAAAAGAAGCCCTCGCGCATGTTCAACCTGTTGCGCGAAGGCGGCGCGCTGGCGCGCGTGCTGCCGGAAATCGACGCGTTATACGGCGTGCCGCAGCGTGCCGACTATCACCCTGAAGTCGATACGGGCGTGCACGTGATGATGGTCGTCGACTATGCGGCGAAGCGCGGCTACACGCTGCCGGTGCGGTTCGCGGCGCTGACGCACGATCTCGGCAAGGCAACGACGCCCGATCATGTGTTGCCGCGCCATATCGGTCACGAAGGCCGCAGCGTCGATCTGTTGAAGCCGCTCTGCGATCGGCTGCGCGTGCCGAACGAGTGCCGCGATCTCGCGGTGCTCGTCGCGCGTGAGCACGGCAATATTCATCGCGTGATGGAGATGGGCGCGGCCGCCCTCGTGCGGCTCTTCGAACGCAGCGATGCGTTGCGCAAGCCCGCGCGTTTTGCCGAAGCGCTGCAGGCCTGCGAAGCGGACGCACGCGGGCGGCTCGGCTTCGAGACGCGCGATTATCCGCAGGCCGAGCGGCTGCGCGATGCGCTGACGGCGGCGCGCGGCGTCGATGCGGGCGCGATTGCCGGCGCGCTTGACGACCAACGCACGGATAAACCGGCCGCGATCAAGGATGCGGTGCATCGCGCACGCGTGCGGGCGGT